The DNA segment GCGGATGGATCGTTTTTTCGTCCAAAAATCGTTTGTTTCCTGAAACTAATTTTTCGACAGGAGATTCATTTTTGTTGGCAGCTACTTCTGGAGTTGTTTCTTTTTTGCAACTCAAAGTGGTTGCCAAAATAAGTGCCAGTGCTAAAATTCTATTTTTCATTATTTATTCTTTTGTTGGTTTTTTACAACCGTAATTTAGGTTGGAATTAATGATTTATGAACTACAATTGCGTTGCGGAATATCTCAAAAAAGTTTCGCCAGACACGACGCCCAATGCCAGTTCTTCAAGATTGGTGTTCTCCAGCATTGTGGCCAGTTCAGTTCGGATAGTTTCAAATTTGAAGTGGGCCGGACAAGGATGTTCGTCAGAGCATTTGCTTAAACCCAAACCACAACCCGTAAAAACCACGTCGCCATCTATGGCCTTCACGATTTGTGTCATGTTGATTTTTTTCATCTTCTTTTTGGGGATTTCAAACCCGCCGCCAACGCCTTTTATGGAATTGACAATCTTGTTTCGAGCCAGAATTTGTAGAATTTTGGCAGTAAAAGCCTCTGGGGAATCAATTTTTTGGGCGATATCCTTTAGGCCTACTCTTTTGTCTTGATAGGATTCTGACGCTATAAAAATGGCAGCGCGAATTCCGTACTCACACGTTTTTGAAAACATAGTTTTATAAATATAATTAGTTTTATTCTCTCAGAATAATTTTTATGGTTGGTGTCGATAGTTTTTTACTGTCGATTTTATTGTTGGAACGCTCCAGTTTGCCCAGAGTGTTGACGTTGTTTCTGAAATATTGAATGTAATAATTGCCCACATAGTTCTTGGTTTCCAAAAAATGAACCATGGCTGCCAAATCTTCCTCGGTCAACAAATCAGAATGAAAAGTAGTGCGAACCTCAAAAGGGATTTTGGCTTTCAATATCAAATCCAGTGTTTTTTCGAAAGGTTCGTATAAATCTGATTTTGTTACGGCTTTGAATTTGGATTTTGGCGCCTTGAAATCCAAGGCCACATAATTGACGAGTTGCTGGAACAGCAATTCTTGCATCGCCTCAGGCGAACTTCCGTTGGTGTCGATTTTTACCAAAAAACCCAACTTTTTGACTTCGGTAACAAACGGAATAAAATTTTTGTGCATCACGCATTCGCCTCCACTGAAGACCACGGCATCCAGCAAGTTTTTTCGCGAAAGCAGGAAGGATATGGCTTTTTCAAAAGAAATCGTTCCTTTTCCTTGAACAATTTCGGGATTATAGCAATACAAACACCGCATATTACAGCCTGCAAACCAAAGTATGCAGGCCATTTTATCCGGGTAATCCAATAAGCTGAACGGCGTTAAGCTGTAAATTGGCGTACTAACATTTTCCTTCACTGAAATGGGTGCGTTGTTTGTGTTCTCCTTTTTTACCAATGTTAAAACTTTCTACCGGTCTGTGGTAGCCCATAACTCTTGTGTAAACCAGGCATTTGGTTCTCAAATGTTGATTTTCTTCTAGATATTTATTGTTTTTTGCATTCATAATATTTAATTGTTAGTTTATTGATTTTAAAATTTTTTCGTCCAGTTTAATTAAAGTGTCATCACATTTTGGGCAATATTCATGTTCGCCATTCAAATAACCGTGAACCGAACAAATGCTAAACATTGGCATATATACTATGCATTTGGTTCTCAAATGTTCGTTTTCTTTCAGGTACTGATTGTCGTTTATTGTTTTCATTATATTTATTCTTTATTCTTTATTGTTAATTGATCGTTTTTAAGTTTTTTTCGTCCAGTTTAATTAAAGTGTCATCACATTTTGGACAAAACTCGTGTTCGCCGTTCAAATAACCGTGAACGGGGCAGATACTGAATACCGGCGTTACCGTGATGTAAGGCAATTTAAAGCTGGACAACACTTTTTTGACAAACTGTTTGCAAGCTTCTGGCGAACTTATTTTTTCGCTCATGTACAAGTGTAAAACGGTTCCGCCAGTGTATTTGCATTGCAATTCGTCTTGTAAAAGCAAGGCCTCAAAAGGGTCTTCGGTATGATCTGCCGGAATCTGGGAACTATTGGTGTAATAGATGTTTTCTTCTTGTCCTGCTTGGTGAATATTTGGAAAACGTTTTTTGTCTTCTTTGGCAAAACGATAGGTGGTTCCCTCGGCTGGCGTGGCTTCGAGATTGTATAAGTTTCCTGTGGATTCCTGGAATTCTTTCATTCGACCACGAATATGGTCTAAAAGGGCTGAAGCAAATTCGATTCCCGTAGTTGAAGTTACCGTGTCCTGTTTTCCCGTAAAATTAACAATCATTTCGTTGATTCCGTTCACGCCAATGGTCGAAAAGTGGTTTCTGAAATGTTGCAAATAACGTTTGGTGTACGGATACAATCCTCGGTCGTACATTTCCTGGATGAACACGCGTTTTTTCTCCAAGGTCGATTTGGCGATATACAGTAGCTTGTCCAGTTGTTTGTATAGTTCGGCTTCGTTTCCTCTATATAAATAACCCAATCGCGCCATGTTGATGGTCACGACTCCAATGCTTCCCGTCATTTCGGCACTTCCAAAAAGGCCGTTTCCACGTTTCAATAATTCGCGCAAATCGAGTTGCAAGCGACAACACATACTGCGAACGGCATTGGGCTTGTAGGCATTTTCATTTTCCACTTTATTGCCGTCCTCATCTAGTTTATATTGGCTTCCGATGAAATTTTGGAAATAAGAGGAGCCTATTTTTGCGGTATTTTCGAAAAGCAAGTCGGTGTTTTCGCCATCCCAATCAAATTCTTCGGTAATGTTTACCGTCGGAATCGGGAAGGTGAAAGGCTGTCCGTTGGCATCTCCTTCGGTCATTACCGTATAATACGCTTTGTTGATGAGGTTCATTTCCTTTTGAAAATGCTCGTAACGCAAATCGGTCACTTTGGCAACGCCGCGTTCTTGGGCTCGAACCAAAAGATCATGATTGAAATTGTTTTCGAAAAAATGGTAATCGTTTTTCGTCGGGATTTGGGTTTTCAAATCTTCCGGCACAATCCAGTCCAAAGTGATGTTCGTGAAAGGCGATTGCCCCCAACGAGCCGGAACATTCAAGTTGTAAACGAAGCTTCGAACGGCTTTCAAGACATCGTCAAAAGACAAATCATCCTTGAAAACATAAGGAGCTAAATAAGTATCGAACGAACTGAAAGCTTGTGCGCCAGCCCATTCGCTTTGCAAAATCCCCAAGAAATTGGCCATTTGTCCCAAAGCTTCACGGAAATGAGAAGGTGCCTTGCTTTCGACACGACCGCGAACTCCGTTGAAACCTTCGTTGAGCAAAACACGCAAACTCCAACCGGCGCAATAGCCGGTCAAGCAATCTAAATCGTGAATGTGGATATCGCCGTTTCGATGTGCATAACCTTCTTCTTTGGTATAAACCTTGTCCAGCCAATAATTGGCAATGATTTTTCCGGCTACATTGTTTACCAAACCGGCATTCGAATAGGAGGTATTTGCATTGGCGTTGATGCGCCAATCCGTTTGCTCGATATATTCGGAAATGGTTTGCGAACTGTCGACATAAGTGGTGTCTTCGTTCAAGCCTTCAATGTGTTCCCGTTGCAATTTACGGGTGTGGCGATACAGCATAAAAGAGCGCATCACTTCGAAATATTCTTTTTCAAAAAGACTTTTTTCGATTAAATCCTGGATTTCTTCCACCGCCCATGTGTCCTTGGCTTGCAATCCTTTGATTACGTTTTCAAAAATACTTTCATCAAATGGCGTGGTGGCGCTGCTGAAACTTTTTGCGATAGCATCTTCTATTTTAAAATTTTCAAACGGTTTGTAATCCCCGTTTCTTTTGATGACGTACTTTTCCATAGCAGTAAATGATTAGTGGTTATATGTTATTTTAAATTGACTTTATTCTTTGTCCGAGAAGAATTTCTCTAACGCTTTTGCTTTTGGAAACAAAATATTGCTTTCCAAATGGATGTGTTTGTGTAAATCTTGCTCAAACTCTTCTAGCATGGCATACGTTACTCTATAGGTATTGCAGGCATCTTCCGGTGGCGTGTAATTATTGGTCAAGACTGCAATTTTTTTGAAACGTTCGCCTTCATTGTCGTGTTCTTCCATCATCATCTTGATGGGATTGTTTACGGTTCCAAAATGTGGAGGATCGACCGAATCATGACTTTTCGTGGCTCCCATCATTTCTTTGATGAACGGAAACAAAATCAATTCCTCTTTTTTCATGTGTTGTGCCAATTCGCCAGCGCTTCTCAAGAATAATTCGTTGATTTGGAACAATTCAGGGTGATTGTTTCCGTGAACGTTGCATAATTTATCCAAATATTGAATGATTACCGGAGTTTTTTGTTCTACAAATCGGTGGTGGGTTTTCTCGATATAAACCACCAATAAATCTAGTGGCCAAGAATTAAAGTCTATTCCATAGTCGTTTTTTAAATCCATTACAGTGTTCAATTCTTCCAATAAATTGGCTTCATTTAGGTTCTTTATTTTGCAGACTTCTTCAAGGGTTCGTTCTCCTTTGCAGCAAAAATCAATTCCATATTTTGAAAAGATGGCCGCTGTCCTGAAGTCTTGTGCGACAAAGTTACCAATAGTGTTTTTTCCCAAGGTTTGTGTGTTTTTGTAATTTTTAAGAGGTTTAATGTCAGTTTGTTGTAATTTTTTTTCCCTCTATTTTTTGGACTATAAATTTGCAGGTTTTTAAATGTATTTTATATGATTTATATCATATTCCATTTTTATTATCATTTTCTTATCAACAGATGTTGATAAAAAAAAGAAGCCTAAAGAGGTTCTTTTCGAGGTTTGCGGATGATGCAATTTTATGGAAAAAACATTTCTTTAAGCATGATTGGAATCATACTCAACCAAATATTTCAATGCGAACTTTGCGACATTAAAAAGTAGAAATATAACAGACATTAATAATGAGTGAGACCTTAAATACAACTTCACTTCCCGAAGGACATCCGGTGAGTGTTTATTATCAAGAAAAAGAAATCATCAATATACTTTTAGGAGAATTGTTGGCAGTGGATGCCAAAACAGAATTGCAGAAATACACGAATATTTTCAACCAGCTCCAAACCATAGAAAAACGATTTGCTCGAAAAGAAAACCAACTTTTTCCTTTTTTGGAAAAGAAGGGATGGAATGGGCCTTCGCAGGGAATGTGGTCTTTTCATGATAACTTGAGGGAACAATTCCGGTTGTTGCGCAAAAATATGGATGCCAAGGACTTTGACAAAATTAATTCGGACACGCCTTTTTTAGTCGATGGAATTAATCGATTGATGAATACCGAAGACATGGTTTTGTTTCCCAATTCCTTGAATATGCTCTCTGAAGAAGATTGGATTGCGATGCGAAAAGGCGAAGAAGAAATTGGTTGGATGCTCCCGGAAACGCCTGCTTCTTTCCCGGCCGTGGAATACATTCACCCAAGTCAGGATTTTACCAAAAGAGAAATGACATTTTCTTTGGAAAACACTTCACATTATGACGAAGGTTACATGACGGTGGAGCAAGTAAATTTGCTGTTTAAAACGATGCCTTTGGATTTAACTTTTGTGGATGAAAACGACAAAGTGATTTTCTATAATCGTGGCGACGAACGTGTTTTTCCTAGAAGTGCCGGAATCATTGGTCGTGAAGTGAAGTTTTGCCATCCGCCAAAAAGTGTGGGGACGGTGCTCAAAATCATAGAAAGTTTCAAAAATGGTACTCAAAACGAAGCTTCATTCTGGATTAATTTCAAGGAACGCCTGATTTACATCCGTTATTTTGCCGTGCGCGATGCCGACAAAAACTACAGAGGCGTGATCGAAATCTCGCAAGACATCACCGATATCAAGAAAATTGAAGGTGAACAACGATTGTTGGATTGGGAATAGGCAGCGGTTTTTGCAATCAATTACAGAAAAAGTATTATCCAACAGAGGAATTTTGATGCGTTTCTATTAATGCTAAAACTTATAAAGGACTAGTTCAATTGTTGTTTTGGTCTTACAGCTTTTTAATTTATGGGATAATATAAAAAATAGGATGTTCTATTATGATTTGAATCATAAAAAAAGAAGGAAATGCCTTTTATTTTCGCCTAAAAATTAAAGTGAAATAAATTGTTATATAAAATAAATTATGAAAGCGAAATGGATAAGGAGAATGTACCCGCCACCCGAATGGAGACCAGGGGTAATATTGCTGATAGGAATCGTCATAGGATTGGGCTTTTACATGTTGAGTATTGCCAATGTTGCTTCCTATGCTTCGGACAATCCAAAAGCTTGCATCAATTGTCATGTCATGAATACGGAATATGCTACTTGGCTAACTTCTTCACATAGCAAAAGGGCTACTTGCAACGATTGTCACGTGCCGCACAACAATGTGTTCAATAAATATTTTTTCAAGGCAAAAGATGGCTTGTACCACTCCTATGTCTATACCACCCGAACCGAACCCGAAGCCATAATCATGCACGAACCGGGCCAGAAAGTGGTGCAGCAAAACTGCATTCGCTGCCATGACAGACAATTGAAAAATCCAAAACAATCTAGTTTGATGGTTGATTATGATGTGCATAGAACCGACAGAAAATGTTGGGACTGCCATCGTGAGGTGCCCCACGGCAGAACAAAAAGTTTGTCAACCTCGTCGATGCTGGGAAAAAAATCAGAAGAAGGCGATGCAAGAATGCCTGCCTGGCTTTCGAAACAACTGGAAGACAAAAAAGAAAAAGTAGAAAATAAAGCAACTAAATAACTATATAAATGGATCCTATTAAAAAAAGAAACATAAGAAATTGGGCATTTCTTGTAGGCACAATACTAATCGTGTTTGTGTTGGGCATATTGGCCACATCAATTATCGAAAGAAAATATGAATCAAGTTATGCTGGTTTAGAAAAGAAAGACATCAAACAAAACGATCCAAGAAATGCTGTTTGGGGAGAACAATTTCCGCAACAATATGAAAGTTACATGGCTACCGAAGATACCACCTTCAAGAGCATGTATAACGGAAGTGCCATGATTGACGAACTCAAGGATGATCCAAAATTGGTCATTCTATGGGCTGGTTACGCTTTTGCCAAAGACTACAACCAGAGTAGGGGTCACGCCTATGCCATCAAGGATGTTCGAAACAGTCTTCGTCCGGGCAATTTATATCCAACGGATACCGCCAAAGGATTGCCGGGTACTTGCTGGACTTGCAAAAGCCCCGATGTACCTCGTTATATGGCCGAAAAAGGTGTTGCCGAGTTTTATAAAACTTCTTTCGAAAAATTGGGTCCCGAAATTGTAAATCCAATTGGTTGTGGAGATTGTCACGATTCTAAAACCATGAATCTAACCATCACTCGTCCCGCATTGGTAGAAGCCTACATTAATCAAGGTAAGGACATCAAAAAAGCAACTCATAATGAAATGCGCTCCCTAGTTTGTGCGCAATGTCACGTGGAATATTATTTTGATAAAAAAAATGTCAAAAACCCGAAAGTTCCCTATTTGACATTCCCTTGGACAAAAGGAATGACCGCAGAAAATATAGAGAAATATTATGATGAAAAAGAGTTTAAAGATTGGGTACATCCAATAAGTAAAGCCAAAATGATTAAAGCACAACATCCGGATTATGAAACGTACACAACCGGTATTCACGCCAAAAAAGGAGTTTCTTGTGCCGATTGCCACATGCCTTACAAAACGGAAGGGGGAACCAAATTTACGGATCATCACATTCAATCGCCATTAAACAATATTCAAAATTCTTGTCAAGTTTGTCATAGAGACGATGCTAATTCTTTGATAGATGATGTTTATACCCGTCAGAAAAGCATCAAGGAAAACGTGATTTCTTTGGAAGAAAACTTGGTGAAAGCCCATATCGAAGCCGGAGCAGCCTGGAAATTGGGAGCTAAAGAAGCCCAAATGAAAGATATTCTAATGGACATCCGTCACGCACAATGGCGTTGGGATTACGCCACTGCCGGACACGGAGCTTCATTTCACGCTCCAGTGGAAATTGGCAGAACCGTTTCATCCGGTCTAGCCATTGCATTGGATGCCCGTGTTAAATTGGCAAGATTGTTGGCCAGTTTAGGTCAGAAAAATCCAGTGGCGATGCCTGATATTTCGACCAAGGCAAAAGCCCAAGCCTTTATTGGTTTGAATATGGCTAAACTGAAAGCCGACAAAGAAAAATGGAAAAAAGAAATTCTTCCTACTTGGGATGCTAAAGCAAAGGTGAGAGAAAGCAAATATGGCAAATAATATAAACAAGGAAGGCCTGTGGGGTTACAAAGAATCTGTTTTTGTTGGAATTGCATTGCTTTTGATAGGATTGGCGTTGCAAGTTCTAGTAGGAAAGGATGTAAACATCGATCTTCACTGGCCTTTCAATTGTATTGTTTTTGGCATTCACATTGTTTTATGTGTTTTAGGTTTTGTTTTTTTTAAGGGAACCACTTTTATTCGTTGGATAACCCGTGTTCCCGCTTCGATGGTGGCGATCGTGATGGTGCTTTTTTTGACGATGCTCATTGGAACCATCCCGCAAACATTGGAAAACAAAAGCACAATTATAGCGCTGTTTGGCCTAAACAAAATCACCCAAACCTGGTATTTTTTATTGATACTGTTCTTTTTTTCTACTTGTTTGTTGATGGTAAGCATCAAAAGAATAGCCTTGGGATGGTTGTCTAATTTGGGTTTTTTGGCCAATCATTTAGGGTTGTATATTGCCTTGAATGCGGGCGTTTTTGGTTCGGGCGATTTAATTCGCCACACCATGGAACTCAAGGAAAACAAAATTGCCTGGGTGGCCAATGACGCCAACAACAAAGCAGTCGTAATGCCAATTGCGGTCGTGTTGGAAGATTTTGTGATGGATGAATTTGCGCCCAAATTGGCGATTATCAATCACAAAGGCAATTTGTTGACCAAGAAAGGCAAGAATTTGTTTTTGGTAAAAAAAGGACTCAAAGTCGAATTGGAAAACAATTACACGGTCGAGGTTGTCGATTATATTCCCGAAGCCGTAAAATTCAACAACAGTTATCGTCCCGTAAATCAGGAAGGGGCAACGCCCGCCGTTTACGTGAAAGTGACCAATGCCCAAACAGGTTTTAAGGCAAAAGGCTGGCTGGCATCAGGAACTTTTTTGTACGATCAGCAATATCTGGGGTTGGAAAAACATCAATTTTTGGTGTTGACCAAGCCGGAACCCAAAAAATTTAGTTCAAAAATCAAGGTTTTCACCGTTGACAAAGAGGAATATTTGACTACTTTAGAAGTCAATAAACC comes from the Flavobacterium limnophilum genome and includes:
- the ric gene encoding iron-sulfur cluster repair di-iron protein, which translates into the protein MGKNTIGNFVAQDFRTAAIFSKYGIDFCCKGERTLEEVCKIKNLNEANLLEELNTVMDLKNDYGIDFNSWPLDLLVVYIEKTHHRFVEQKTPVIIQYLDKLCNVHGNNHPELFQINELFLRSAGELAQHMKKEELILFPFIKEMMGATKSHDSVDPPHFGTVNNPIKMMMEEHDNEGERFKKIAVLTNNYTPPEDACNTYRVTYAMLEEFEQDLHKHIHLESNILFPKAKALEKFFSDKE
- a CDS encoding ribonucleoside triphosphate reductase, whose amino-acid sequence is MEKYVIKRNGDYKPFENFKIEDAIAKSFSSATTPFDESIFENVIKGLQAKDTWAVEEIQDLIEKSLFEKEYFEVMRSFMLYRHTRKLQREHIEGLNEDTTYVDSSQTISEYIEQTDWRINANANTSYSNAGLVNNVAGKIIANYWLDKVYTKEEGYAHRNGDIHIHDLDCLTGYCAGWSLRVLLNEGFNGVRGRVESKAPSHFREALGQMANFLGILQSEWAGAQAFSSFDTYLAPYVFKDDLSFDDVLKAVRSFVYNLNVPARWGQSPFTNITLDWIVPEDLKTQIPTKNDYHFFENNFNHDLLVRAQERGVAKVTDLRYEHFQKEMNLINKAYYTVMTEGDANGQPFTFPIPTVNITEEFDWDGENTDLLFENTAKIGSSYFQNFIGSQYKLDEDGNKVENENAYKPNAVRSMCCRLQLDLRELLKRGNGLFGSAEMTGSIGVVTINMARLGYLYRGNEAELYKQLDKLLYIAKSTLEKKRVFIQEMYDRGLYPYTKRYLQHFRNHFSTIGVNGINEMIVNFTGKQDTVTSTTGIEFASALLDHIRGRMKEFQESTGNLYNLEATPAEGTTYRFAKEDKKRFPNIHQAGQEENIYYTNSSQIPADHTEDPFEALLLQDELQCKYTGGTVLHLYMSEKISSPEACKQFVKKVLSSFKLPYITVTPVFSICPVHGYLNGEHEFCPKCDDTLIKLDEKNLKTIN
- the nrfA gene encoding ammonia-forming cytochrome c nitrite reductase, whose translation is MDPIKKRNIRNWAFLVGTILIVFVLGILATSIIERKYESSYAGLEKKDIKQNDPRNAVWGEQFPQQYESYMATEDTTFKSMYNGSAMIDELKDDPKLVILWAGYAFAKDYNQSRGHAYAIKDVRNSLRPGNLYPTDTAKGLPGTCWTCKSPDVPRYMAEKGVAEFYKTSFEKLGPEIVNPIGCGDCHDSKTMNLTITRPALVEAYINQGKDIKKATHNEMRSLVCAQCHVEYYFDKKNVKNPKVPYLTFPWTKGMTAENIEKYYDEKEFKDWVHPISKAKMIKAQHPDYETYTTGIHAKKGVSCADCHMPYKTEGGTKFTDHHIQSPLNNIQNSCQVCHRDDANSLIDDVYTRQKSIKENVISLEENLVKAHIEAGAAWKLGAKEAQMKDILMDIRHAQWRWDYATAGHGASFHAPVEIGRTVSSGLAIALDARVKLARLLASLGQKNPVAMPDISTKAKAQAFIGLNMAKLKADKEKWKKEILPTWDAKAKVRESKYGK
- the nrfH gene encoding cytochrome c nitrite reductase small subunit, with the translated sequence MKAKWIRRMYPPPEWRPGVILLIGIVIGLGFYMLSIANVASYASDNPKACINCHVMNTEYATWLTSSHSKRATCNDCHVPHNNVFNKYFFKAKDGLYHSYVYTTRTEPEAIIMHEPGQKVVQQNCIRCHDRQLKNPKQSSLMVDYDVHRTDRKCWDCHREVPHGRTKSLSTSSMLGKKSEEGDARMPAWLSKQLEDKKEKVENKATK
- the nrdD gene encoding anaerobic ribonucleoside-triphosphate reductase, producing MNAKNNKYLEENQHLRTKCLVYTRVMGYHRPVESFNIGKKGEHKQRTHFSEGKC
- a CDS encoding cytochrome c biogenesis protein ResB, whose protein sequence is MANNINKEGLWGYKESVFVGIALLLIGLALQVLVGKDVNIDLHWPFNCIVFGIHIVLCVLGFVFFKGTTFIRWITRVPASMVAIVMVLFLTMLIGTIPQTLENKSTIIALFGLNKITQTWYFLLILFFFSTCLLMVSIKRIALGWLSNLGFLANHLGLYIALNAGVFGSGDLIRHTMELKENKIAWVANDANNKAVVMPIAVVLEDFVMDEFAPKLAIINHKGNLLTKKGKNLFLVKKGLKVELENNYTVEVVDYIPEAVKFNNSYRPVNQEGATPAVYVKVTNAQTGFKAKGWLASGTFLYDQQYLGLEKHQFLVLTKPEPKKFSSKIKVFTVDKEEYLTTLEVNKPFEVMGWKMYQLSYDERFGKYSTTSTIEFVKDPWLPVVYLGVFMMIGGAIYLFFIGNIKSRNND
- a CDS encoding anaerobic ribonucleoside-triphosphate reductase activating protein encodes the protein MACILWFAGCNMRCLYCYNPEIVQGKGTISFEKAISFLLSRKNLLDAVVFSGGECVMHKNFIPFVTEVKKLGFLVKIDTNGSSPEAMQELLFQQLVNYVALDFKAPKSKFKAVTKSDLYEPFEKTLDLILKAKIPFEVRTTFHSDLLTEEDLAAMVHFLETKNYVGNYYIQYFRNNVNTLGKLERSNNKIDSKKLSTPTIKIILRE
- a CDS encoding DUF438 domain-containing protein, translating into MSETLNTTSLPEGHPVSVYYQEKEIINILLGELLAVDAKTELQKYTNIFNQLQTIEKRFARKENQLFPFLEKKGWNGPSQGMWSFHDNLREQFRLLRKNMDAKDFDKINSDTPFLVDGINRLMNTEDMVLFPNSLNMLSEEDWIAMRKGEEEIGWMLPETPASFPAVEYIHPSQDFTKREMTFSLENTSHYDEGYMTVEQVNLLFKTMPLDLTFVDENDKVIFYNRGDERVFPRSAGIIGREVKFCHPPKSVGTVLKIIESFKNGTQNEASFWINFKERLIYIRYFAVRDADKNYRGVIEISQDITDIKKIEGEQRLLDWE
- a CDS encoding RrF2 family transcriptional regulator, whose amino-acid sequence is MFSKTCEYGIRAAIFIASESYQDKRVGLKDIAQKIDSPEAFTAKILQILARNKIVNSIKGVGGGFEIPKKKMKKINMTQIVKAIDGDVVFTGCGLGLSKCSDEHPCPAHFKFETIRTELATMLENTNLEELALGVVSGETFLRYSATQL